CAGCAGAACAGCCGCGACCACGGTCACGAGCCCGGTCCGCAGCATGAGGCTATGGTGGAAAGCGCGGGGCACCGGCATGGCAATTTCCTTGGCACCACCCCCAAGAGTTCGAATCGCTCTCCTTGGTCGGGTGGCGGTGCCGGCAGGTTCGATGAGCCCGCCTTCCACAGCAAATACAAAGACATCGAGCGTTCTTGCGTCGCCGGACCCCTTGTGGCAGTTTCCGCCGCGCCCGGCCGCCCCGGACGTCTTTTCGGGCGGTTTTCGCGGTTCTGCTGCCGTAGCTCAGTGGTAGAGCACTCCCTTGGTAAGGGAGAGGTCCACAGTTCAATCCTGTGCGGCAGCACCATCAAAACCCGCGCATTTCCGGGCTGTTTCAATAATCCGCATGAGAACAAACTGTGGCCGAAAATGCAGGTCGATGCGGTCAGACGCACCGATAGTGGCACGTTTCTGACACGCTGAATCGCGTTCCGTTCTGGTCGTAGCGCGCTGTACTTTGGAGCATAGGCCGCCGGAGTCGCCCTATGGGTTGCGACGCTATTCGCTACACGACCGCAAGCCGGTGCAATATGCCGACCATCTGGCGTAGGAGTGCAAGAGCCTGGTGCGGCGGCATCACGATCGATCACCTCAACCGGCAGAGGCGGCTGGTCTCGTCAGTCTTCTCAACACCGTGAATGGAGAGCTCGGCAGCGGGGGCTCCTCTTGTGCTCCGATACAAACCGCGCCGACTGCCACGAACATGCCGCCCGAACCGCACGCCGGATCGAGGATGCGGCCATGGTACGGCTCGATCACTTCGGTCAGCAGACGGACGATGCAGCTGGGCGTGTAGAACTCTCCGCCCTTTTGTCCTTCGGTACGAGCGAACTCGCCGAGGAAATATTCGTAGATGCGCCCATTGTGAAGCCGATTGGGACGATAGCCGCGCTGGACCGCATGGCAAAAGAACCAATCACGCCGCCGACGCCATCCCGTCGAGTCCCGCAAGGCGCCAGTTGAGCACCCGCAGTCCGACGTGCAGCCGGAGCGCGAGCCGCCGAGCCATCCTCAAGAGGACCGGCCCCTGCATGATCCTATGCCGCCGGAGGCGGACAAACCGCGGATGTGAATGAGACCGCCAACTGAGGCGGCCTATCCCAACTGCGTAAACTTCAGCCGGTCAGCTACGTCGCCAAGATTCAAGCGGCAAGCCTTAGCACCGACCGGCCTTATGTATGCGTCTCCTATTCCTGCCGGACAGCAAAACCGGCCGAAAGACGATCATCCTCAATGCCTCTGCCCTTGCGGTGTTGAACGGCATGAAAAGGGGCCAGCGCCTATGTGGTCCCAGGCGACGATCCAGAGAAGCCCCGCCATGATCTGAAACGCCCTTGGGAAGCGGTAACCAAGCGTGCTGGTCTATCGGGGGTGCGCCTTCATGACCTTCGGCACACATACGCAAGCTTTGGCGCTGGTGGCGGTCTCGGGCTCCCTGTTATCGGCCGTCTGTTGGGGCATGCCCAGGCGGCGACCACCGCGCGGTATGCTCATCTCGACAACGATCCGCTTCGGCGCCCCTCCGAAGCCATCGCCGGCAAGATTGCGGCAGCGTTGGACGGGAATCGAAAGGCCACGGTGATGCCCTTGCGGAAACGGGCCTAACGCCCGCATTAATCGCGCAGCGCTTCAAGGCCGCGATCATCTTCAACAGCCCGTGCGAGCACTCAGTTCAAGCTCAACTGGACTTGATATGCGCGTGATGCAGGTAGCGCTACCGTGCCCGGCACCAGGCTGGACTCACCGTCGGGAGGTCAGAATCATGACGAGCCTTAAAATCGATGTTGGCGAGCTCAGTCTTCTGAATAGCAAAGGACTGCTACGTCCCGCGCGGCGCCCGTGTTGTCTCGAGTATGCCGGACACCGCGCAATTCACCAGCGGCTATGCGGCGCAGAACGATCTGCCGTTTCCGGTGCTGAGCGACATTGATCTCGGCTACTCGCTTGCGCTCGGCTTGATCTTCTGGGTCGGTGCCGAGGTGCAGCAGCTCTACGAGGACGCCGGCGTCGAGCTGGAAACCTACATAGACAACGGCGGCTATTTCCTGCCGATGGCCGCTTCGCCAGCGACGAATGCGCCAACGACTTCAGAAAGTCAGGATATGCACCGACCCAAATACATGCCGCTTCAATTAACGGCGAAGTCGCTGTCATGCGGCTTGGCCGGCACCGTGACGACCGGGGCGATCACATCTTGAAGGTTCGCGCCGTTCTGTGCGTTGTCGTTTGCTTGGGTCAGTTCGGCGAGATGGTCGGCCTGGCTCACGAATTTATCCAGCTGCGTATCGTCGTTCGCAAAGATGCTTTGAACGTGGGCGTCCACGACCGGGCGGAACACGAAGGCGTCGCTTGTGCTGCCATCGATTGACGTCTGCTGCGGCACCGGCGGATCATAGACGATCGTTCCGCCGCTGCCGTCCGCCGCGAACTTGAAGTTTTCCTGGACGTAAGTTCCGAGGAAATTGAGATTTGCAGTGTTCGTGCCGTCCGTCACGTGAAGCACGCCAGTACCGCTGTCATAGCTCACGCTGAACTGGGCCGAATTGAGATTGATGTCCTTCAGATCGATCTGATCGGAGCCCGCGAGCGTGCCGTCGCCCGTGAAGCCGGAGATCTGGCCCGTGAATGTCGATGAGTGATCGAGCTTCAGCATTCCGGTTGCGGCATTGAACGTCACCGAGCCTGAATCGGCGCTCGCGAACTCGAGAGTGGCGCCGGCATCGATGCTTGCGGCCGAGTTGAAGGATGTCAGGATCATCAACGTGTCGCCGGACGCCTCGATCGAGCCGTTGCTGCCGGGCGAAGGATCGACCGTCGGATTGAAGGCGACCGCCTGGACGTTGGCGATATCGAGCGTGCCGGCGTGCTCCGGATCGGCCACATTGGTCAGCGTCGTGATCGAGGTCGAGGCCAGCGCATTGGGGGTCACGATATGGCCGGCATCGTTGATGCCCATCACCTGATTGGTGCCGCCGTTGGGATTGTCGACCGTGGTGAAGACCCCGCCGACGTCCACGAAACCGTGTTGCACGCCATTGACGTAGTAGTAGCCGACGATTTCCCCTGCGTCGTTGATGCCCTCCGCGTAAGTCCCGCCAAAGTTCAGGCCGCCAGTCGATGCCGCCGGATCGTCGATCGTGGTGTAGACGCCGCCGTTGTAGAAGAAACCGTGAATGTTGTTGCTGGCGTCCTGGTAGTAACCGACGACCACGCCCGCATCGCTGATGCCGTTGGCTTGAACCAGAGTGGCGCCCGCGGGGCCATTCAGCGTGGTGTAGCTTCCGCCGTTGTACAGGAAGCCGTGCTGGCCCGCGCTGTCAGAATACACACCCACGATCTGTCCGAAGTCGTTGATGCCGTAGGCGTGGGTGGCGGTGGCGCCGGCGGGATCGGTCAGCGACGTGCTCACGCCGTTGCTCGACGTGAACGCATGCCAGACACTGCTGCCGTCCTGGTAGGAGCCGACGATCTGGCCGCTATCGTTGATGCCGGATGCCAAAGTCTGGATGGAGCCGGAGGGATCGGTGATCTGGCTGTACGTTCCGCCGCTGTAAAGGAAGGAATGCTGAGCGCCGATCGTGCCGTACAGACCGACAACCAGGTCC
The Rhodoplanes sp. Z2-YC6860 genome window above contains:
- a CDS encoding HsdM family class I SAM-dependent methyltransferase; this translates as MRDSTGWRRRRDWFFCHAVQRGYRPNRLHNGRIYEYFLGEFARTEGQKGGEFYTPSCIVRLLTEVIEPYHGRILDPACGSGGMFVAVGAVCIGAQEEPPLPSSPFTVLRRLTRPAASAG
- a CDS encoding tyrosine-type recombinase/integrase, which encodes MRLHDLRHTYASFGAGGGLGLPVIGRLLGHAQAATTARYAHLDNDPLRRPSEAIAGKIAAALDGNRKATVMPLRKRA